The following are encoded together in the Candidatus Omnitrophota bacterium genome:
- a CDS encoding TlpA disulfide reductase family protein — MSFLKFLQNKIVDKPAVDFTLETLSSGKVNMTAFREGKNSIIFFWATWCPHCREALAELSAQKAEIEQKGIKVILVDMGEEKEVVQEYAARNKVNYEIFLDVDSSLSDSYSIVGVPTFIFVNQAGIVRAIEHGLSEGYENLFTQ; from the coding sequence ATGTCATTTTTAAAATTCTTGCAAAATAAAATTGTCGATAAGCCTGCTGTGGATTTCACTTTAGAAACTCTTTCCAGCGGGAAAGTGAATATGACGGCATTTCGTGAAGGAAAAAATTCCATTATCTTTTTCTGGGCGACATGGTGTCCGCATTGCCGCGAAGCGTTAGCGGAGCTAAGCGCACAAAAAGCAGAAATCGAACAAAAAGGTATTAAAGTTATTTTAGTGGATATGGGTGAAGAAAAAGAAGTCGTGCAGGAGTATGCCGCTCGAAATAAAGTTAATTATGAGATCTTTCTTGATGTTGACTCTTCTCTTTCCGATTCTTATAGTATTGTCGGTGTTCCTACCTTTATTTTTGTCAACCAGGCCGGTATTGTCCGCGCTATTGAACACGGGCTTTCCGAAGGTTACGAAAATCTTTTTACGCAGTAA
- the pgeF gene encoding peptidoglycan editing factor PgeF, whose protein sequence is MPSVRKSNNFFNHALNYKSFFPNQVIAFTSDDSVDFKRKRGRFTLSVHQKSFLLSHSGHDIKELPNTRQIHGERVTIISKKDFGKANQLKLTDGLATKEPFIPLAVRTADCLAIFIFDPKSKVIALVHAGWRGTKKKIAQKAVELLKKKWKADPKNLRIAFSPSIRSCCYKVGDKLQGYFPKETEYTADGFYLDLPLVNKHQLLAVGVNEKNIFDCQICTSCDKRFFSYRRQGDESGRMVSVMMLKK, encoded by the coding sequence ATGCCATCCGTTAGAAAATCCAATAATTTCTTTAATCACGCGCTTAATTATAAGAGTTTTTTTCCCAACCAGGTGATCGCTTTTACTAGCGACGATTCCGTCGATTTTAAGCGTAAGCGTGGGCGATTTACTTTAAGCGTGCATCAAAAGAGTTTTCTTTTAAGTCATTCGGGCCATGACATCAAAGAACTGCCTAATACGCGTCAAATTCATGGCGAACGGGTTACTATTATCAGTAAGAAAGATTTTGGTAAAGCCAACCAACTTAAATTAACCGACGGGCTAGCGACCAAAGAGCCTTTCATTCCTTTGGCGGTGCGCACGGCTGATTGTTTGGCTATTTTTATCTTTGATCCGAAAAGCAAAGTAATCGCCTTGGTTCATGCCGGCTGGCGGGGAACAAAAAAGAAAATCGCACAAAAAGCTGTAGAACTTTTAAAGAAGAAATGGAAAGCTGATCCGAAGAATTTAAGAATTGCTTTTAGCCCGTCGATCCGCAGTTGTTGCTATAAAGTTGGCGACAAACTTCAAGGATATTTTCCGAAGGAGACCGAATATACGGCCGACGGATTTTATCTGGACTTGCCGCTTGTTAACAAGCATCAGTTACTCGCGGTGGGCGTGAACGAAAAAAATATCTTTGACTGCCAAATTTGCACGTCCTGCGATAAGCGGTTTTTTTCTTATCGGCGCCAGGGCGATGAATCCGGACGCATGGTTTCAGTTATGATGCTTAAAAAATAA
- a CDS encoding sodium-dependent transporter, with protein sequence MNQKPKRDSWGSRLGIIMAVAGSAIGLGNFLRFPAKVAANGGGAFMIPYLVSLFLLGIPLMWIEWTLGRYGGGFEHGTAPGIFHNVWRKNRFIKYFGVIGIFGPLVIFIYYTYIESWSLAYSFFALTGKYGPLHDQAAMQSFLRGYQGIEHNQFFNGLGWAYSFFVITFILNTVVIYHGIKGGIEKLCKWAMPLLFVCALILMIRVLTLGTPDPAKPDWNLMNGFGFLWNPDFSALKSAKVWLEAAGQIFFTLSVGIGVILTYASYLSKGDDVVLSGLTAASVNETAEVVLGASIIIPAAFIFFGPTEIQSIATSGVFNLGFVTMPLILNQLPFAFLFGFAWFFLLFLAGITSSVSLAQPAVAFLEDEFNINRKKAVTIFGVVSFILCQPAIFFLRNGVVDELDFWGGTFFLVLFATIEVILFAWVFGMENAWDEIHRGADMRIPRVYKFIIKYVTPLFLFFILGMWFWQEWLPVIFMKNVAPADKIYVLATRIGLLALIAVLIVLVKIAWKKKEGNKPL encoded by the coding sequence ATGAACCAGAAACCAAAACGAGACAGCTGGGGTTCCCGTCTAGGAATTATCATGGCGGTTGCCGGCTCAGCCATCGGCTTAGGTAATTTCTTAAGATTTCCTGCCAAAGTTGCCGCTAACGGCGGCGGCGCATTCATGATCCCCTATCTTGTTTCGCTTTTCTTGCTTGGCATTCCCTTGATGTGGATCGAATGGACTTTAGGGCGTTACGGCGGCGGATTTGAACACGGAACAGCGCCGGGAATTTTCCACAATGTTTGGAGAAAAAACCGATTTATTAAATATTTCGGGGTTATTGGTATTTTTGGCCCGCTGGTCATCTTCATCTATTATACCTATATTGAATCATGGAGCTTAGCTTACAGCTTTTTTGCTCTTACCGGAAAATACGGCCCCTTGCATGATCAAGCCGCCATGCAGAGTTTTTTGCGCGGTTACCAAGGAATCGAGCATAATCAATTTTTTAACGGCTTAGGATGGGCTTATTCTTTTTTTGTTATCACCTTCATCCTTAACACCGTCGTTATTTATCATGGGATCAAAGGTGGCATTGAGAAGCTTTGTAAATGGGCGATGCCGCTTTTATTTGTCTGCGCGCTTATTTTAATGATCAGAGTGCTAACGCTGGGAACGCCAGATCCTGCTAAGCCTGATTGGAATTTGATGAATGGTTTTGGGTTTTTGTGGAATCCGGATTTCTCGGCGCTTAAGTCAGCTAAAGTTTGGCTGGAAGCCGCCGGGCAAATATTTTTTACTTTAAGTGTTGGGATCGGCGTTATCCTAACCTACGCAAGTTACCTGTCAAAAGGTGACGATGTTGTTCTTTCAGGGCTTACCGCGGCCAGCGTCAATGAAACTGCCGAAGTCGTTTTGGGCGCCAGCATTATTATCCCGGCGGCGTTCATCTTTTTCGGGCCGACAGAAATCCAATCTATCGCCACATCCGGTGTTTTTAATTTAGGATTTGTCACCATGCCGCTTATTTTAAATCAATTACCTTTCGCGTTTCTATTCGGGTTCGCCTGGTTTTTCTTGTTGTTTTTGGCGGGAATCACTTCTTCTGTATCGCTGGCACAGCCAGCCGTTGCTTTTCTGGAAGATGAATTCAATATCAACCGCAAAAAAGCCGTAACTATTTTTGGCGTTGTGTCTTTTATTCTTTGTCAGCCGGCGATCTTTTTCTTAAGGAATGGTGTCGTCGATGAACTGGACTTCTGGGGAGGAACGTTCTTTTTAGTATTGTTCGCGACGATCGAGGTCATTTTATTTGCCTGGGTTTTCGGCATGGAAAATGCCTGGGATGAGATCCATAGAGGCGCCGATATGCGCATTCCGCGTGTTTACAAGTTCATCATCAAATACGTTACACCGTTATTTCTGTTCTTTATTTTAGGAATGTGGTTTTGGCAAGAGTGGCTTCCGGTCATCTTCATGAAAAATGTCGCTCCCGCCGACAAAATATATGTTTTGGCAACGCGCATCGGGCTTTTAGCACTCATAGCTGTTTTGATCGTTTTAGTTAAGATCGCCTGGAAGAAAAAGGAAGGAAATAAACCGCTATGA
- a CDS encoding cytochrome c biogenesis protein CcdA, with the protein MNLSGSPFDYVIAFFAGVVVSFSPCVYPVIPLTASFIGAANTKGTKLQGFLISLVYVLGLAVTYCTLGAFAALTGKVFGQFQNSPIVAGIIATILLLFALILLDIIPLPLLGGGLQGKIKAKNLWTVFLLGLVSGFIIGPCTAPILGAILLFVAGRENIFYGISLLFVFSYGVGTLLILIGTFSGLLSSLPKSGTWLLIVKRVCAAILLIAAGYFMIKAGRLIS; encoded by the coding sequence ATGAATCTGTCCGGTAGTCCGTTCGACTATGTTATTGCGTTTTTCGCCGGGGTTGTGGTGAGTTTTTCGCCTTGCGTCTATCCGGTGATCCCGTTAACGGCGAGTTTTATCGGCGCGGCCAATACCAAAGGTACCAAACTTCAGGGTTTTTTGATTTCTCTAGTGTATGTCTTAGGCTTGGCGGTGACCTATTGCACGCTGGGAGCGTTTGCGGCATTAACAGGAAAAGTATTTGGGCAGTTTCAAAATAGTCCGATCGTTGCCGGTATTATCGCGACCATTCTTTTATTATTCGCCTTGATATTGCTGGATATTATCCCTTTGCCTTTATTGGGCGGCGGACTTCAGGGAAAGATCAAGGCCAAGAATTTATGGACGGTGTTCTTGCTTGGATTGGTCTCGGGATTTATCATCGGGCCTTGCACGGCGCCTATTTTGGGGGCAATTTTACTTTTTGTAGCCGGCAGGGAAAATATTTTTTATGGGATAAGCCTCTTATTTGTATTTTCCTATGGCGTTGGAACACTTTTGATTTTGATCGGAACTTTTAGCGGGCTGTTAAGCAGTTTACCGAAATCCGGAACGTGGCTTTTAATTGTGAAACGCGTTTGCGCAGCCATTTTATTAATCGCAGCAGGATATTTTATGATAAAAGCGGGGAGGCTAATTTCATGA
- a CDS encoding DNA polymerase IV, translating into MKPKIILHIDMDAFFASIEQRDNPKLRGRPVIVGADPRQGQGRGVVSTCSYEARVFGVHSAMPISMAYRKCPGGVYLAVDMKKYQRVSKEIFDILYDFTPDIEPISVDEAFLDISGSYHFYKTPYATALAIKERIKKEMNLIASIGIAPIKMAAKIASDLSKPGGLLEVSQEKLFDFLWPLAVEKLWGVGEKSKQALHAMNIKTIGDLAHTPMDALYNRFGENGRHLFELANGIDEREVSVGEDVKSVSHEHTFEEDTRDVEGLHKTLLYLSEKVSHRLRRYHLKGKTLTVKIRAKGFQTYTRSFTFAQRTNFVDTIYKKSRELFDDFDMTGTKIRLLGVKISNFYDEYVQESLFQDRSSEQKEKIHKAVDKIKGKFGEQAITRGSL; encoded by the coding sequence ATGAAACCTAAGATTATTCTTCATATCGATATGGATGCCTTCTTTGCTTCTATCGAGCAAAGAGACAATCCTAAATTACGCGGCCGGCCGGTCATTGTCGGCGCCGATCCTCGTCAGGGGCAAGGGCGAGGTGTTGTCTCCACGTGTTCTTATGAAGCCAGAGTATTTGGTGTTCATTCCGCTATGCCGATCTCTATGGCTTATCGTAAATGCCCTGGGGGAGTTTATCTTGCTGTTGATATGAAAAAGTATCAGCGTGTTTCCAAAGAGATCTTTGATATTCTCTATGATTTTACGCCGGATATTGAACCCATTAGCGTGGATGAAGCTTTTTTGGATATTTCCGGAAGTTATCATTTTTATAAAACTCCCTACGCAACAGCGCTGGCCATTAAAGAGCGCATCAAAAAAGAGATGAACTTAATTGCCTCGATCGGCATAGCGCCGATCAAGATGGCGGCAAAGATCGCCTCGGATCTTTCTAAGCCGGGTGGATTATTAGAAGTATCTCAGGAAAAATTATTCGATTTCCTTTGGCCGCTGGCGGTGGAAAAACTTTGGGGCGTAGGCGAGAAAAGTAAGCAAGCGCTTCATGCGATGAATATCAAAACCATCGGCGATCTAGCGCATACCCCTATGGATGCTTTATACAATCGCTTTGGCGAAAATGGCCGTCATCTTTTTGAGTTGGCCAATGGCATTGATGAGCGGGAAGTTTCTGTCGGCGAAGACGTCAAATCCGTAAGCCACGAGCACACTTTTGAGGAAGATACGCGCGACGTAGAAGGCCTTCACAAAACCCTTCTTTACTTAAGCGAAAAGGTTTCTCACCGTCTGCGCCGCTATCATCTCAAGGGAAAGACGCTGACGGTTAAAATTCGCGCCAAAGGATTTCAAACCTACACGCGTTCCTTTACATTTGCGCAGCGCACCAACTTTGTTGATACGATCTACAAAAAATCCAGAGAACTTTTTGATGATTTTGATATGACGGGGACAAAGATCCGTTTATTGGGCGTAAAAATATCCAACTTTTATGATGAGTATGTGCAAGAAAGCCTTTTTCAAGATCGATCATCCGAGCAAAAAGAAAAGATCCATAAAGCGGTAGATAAAATTAAGGGGAAATTCGGCGAACAGGCTATTACGCGGGGAAGTTTGTAA
- a CDS encoding cyclophilin-like fold protein — MKSIAITMGSLTVYAKLNGSATAGKIWDALPFKSFTSLWGDEIYFQIPVKTKLEDGFSKGTVEIGDIAFWPEESCFCIFFGMTPVSKPGQIKPASKVNVIGKIEGDWTKLKDVKQDETVIVEERKD, encoded by the coding sequence ATGAAAAGTATTGCCATTACAATGGGTTCGTTGACGGTTTATGCCAAGTTAAATGGTTCAGCTACGGCCGGAAAAATTTGGGATGCCTTGCCGTTTAAGTCTTTTACCAGCCTTTGGGGTGATGAAATTTATTTTCAAATTCCCGTCAAGACAAAGCTGGAAGACGGTTTTTCGAAGGGCACAGTTGAGATCGGAGACATTGCTTTTTGGCCGGAAGAAAGTTGTTTTTGCATATTTTTTGGGATGACACCGGTCAGCAAACCCGGGCAAATTAAACCGGCCAGCAAGGTCAATGTGATCGGAAAAATCGAAGGCGATTGGACGAAACTTAAAGATGTTAAGCAAGATGAAACGGTTATTGTCGAAGAGAGAAAAGATTAA
- a CDS encoding DNA recombination protein RmuC, whose translation MTLPSWMILAGMTIVLSGLFIFFKKQIESQMQIKFSQLSQEALKSSTEQFLVLAKEKLDSERSQAQSDLDMRKQAVETSVKGLRDELEKYKVLIRELEQDRAQKYGSLKNELEKTSLATTKLQETTNRLSNVLGNVKLRGQWGERMAEDIIKSCGLMEGINYKKQTKLDSAATKPDYIFLLPDKHTINMDVKFPLDNYLGMVNTEDVNQKEVHKKEFLKNVTMRIKEIQDRSYINPSEGTLDFVLLFIPNEQVFGFIQENMPGLIDQALKQKVVLCSPFTLYAMLSVIRQAYENFHYEKATKEIVKMIDLFSKTYDIFKKRFEEIGKSIGKLEDQYRDVAQTSFNSLDVKIKRINDYKKGNISSSPDKNNIIELSPQDIEDDEMTGNP comes from the coding sequence ATGACTTTACCTAGTTGGATGATTTTGGCGGGAATGACGATCGTGTTGTCCGGGCTTTTTATTTTCTTTAAAAAGCAAATCGAAAGCCAGATGCAAATTAAGTTTTCTCAGTTATCGCAAGAGGCGCTTAAATCCAGCACCGAGCAATTTCTGGTCTTGGCCAAAGAAAAATTAGACTCAGAACGCAGTCAAGCCCAGTCTGACTTAGATATGCGTAAGCAAGCTGTTGAAACCTCCGTTAAAGGATTAAGAGACGAATTGGAGAAATATAAAGTTCTTATCCGTGAGCTGGAGCAAGACCGCGCGCAAAAATACGGAAGCCTCAAAAACGAGCTTGAAAAAACATCTTTAGCAACGACAAAGCTTCAGGAAACAACCAATCGTCTCAGTAATGTTTTAGGCAATGTTAAATTGCGCGGCCAATGGGGCGAGCGGATGGCCGAAGACATTATCAAAAGCTGCGGATTGATGGAGGGCATCAACTATAAAAAACAAACCAAATTAGATTCTGCAGCAACCAAACCTGATTATATCTTTCTTCTCCCCGACAAGCATACGATCAATATGGATGTTAAGTTTCCGCTAGATAATTATTTAGGGATGGTCAATACGGAAGACGTTAATCAAAAAGAAGTTCATAAAAAAGAATTCTTAAAAAACGTCACCATGCGCATTAAAGAAATCCAAGACCGTTCCTATATTAATCCGTCGGAAGGGACACTGGATTTTGTCTTACTTTTTATTCCTAATGAACAGGTCTTTGGGTTTATTCAGGAAAATATGCCGGGTCTTATCGATCAGGCCTTAAAACAAAAGGTTGTTTTATGTTCACCTTTTACGTTATATGCCATGTTAAGCGTTATTCGTCAGGCGTATGAGAATTTTCATTATGAAAAAGCGACGAAAGAAATCGTCAAGATGATAGACCTTTTCTCAAAAACGTACGATATTTTTAAGAAGCGGTTTGAGGAAATCGGAAAATCGATTGGAAAACTAGAAGATCAATACCGCGATGTCGCGCAGACAAGCTTTAACAGCCTGGATGTTAAAATAAAAAGGATCAATGATTATAAAAAGGGGAACATTTCTTCATCCCCGGATAAAAATAACATTATCGAATTATCTCCACAGGATATTGAAGACGACGAGATGACCGGTAATCCATAG
- a CDS encoding PilZ domain-containing protein: MNKKYSFLSDELALIEIRKHKWIESEKQGFEIGFATAACDWVGRYGNDWKKFRLNPPAESDLFVEKRRYRRFAYQVPIELKVAETHLTCCAKDINLIGLSCLIPIFVPHDAPVEVSINLQNRDSLMHKSRFQFKSRIVRVSSAKERRPSQDYEIVLSLSEQFRDYLRCNPYLLSYSHG; the protein is encoded by the coding sequence ATGAATAAGAAATATTCTTTTCTGAGCGATGAGCTTGCCTTGATCGAAATACGCAAGCATAAATGGATAGAAAGCGAAAAACAGGGTTTTGAGATAGGCTTTGCCACTGCCGCTTGTGACTGGGTTGGAAGATACGGCAATGATTGGAAGAAATTCCGCCTCAACCCCCCGGCTGAAAGCGATCTGTTCGTCGAAAAAAGACGTTATCGACGCTTCGCCTATCAAGTGCCTATCGAGTTAAAGGTCGCCGAAACACATTTGACGTGCTGCGCGAAAGATATCAATCTGATCGGGCTTTCGTGCCTGATCCCTATCTTTGTCCCTCACGATGCGCCCGTGGAAGTCAGCATTAATCTGCAGAACAGAGATTCCTTGATGCACAAATCACGCTTTCAATTTAAAAGCCGTATCGTACGCGTTTCTTCGGCTAAGGAAAGACGGCCAAGCCAAGACTATGAGATCGTTCTTTCTTTGAGCGAACAATTCAGGGACTATTTGCGCTGTAACCCGTATCTTTTAAGCTATTCTCACGGTTAA
- a CDS encoding AMP-binding protein, producing the protein MPTLNQKFLEQCRQFPDREAFCLKILTGWRRYKYTDVAQHALKVAYWLRNQGLQKQDRVALLADNGPEWGIIYFGILLAGGVSVPLDPQANHDDTVIFIRDAHATFIFSENKLTHLLKERVDSSIRFVSLRRERNNPVSSFEEIANLAIAPDAPSLPDVAEDDTASILYTSGTTSNPKGVELTHKNFLSNFNGLNQLKICSGDDCFISVLPLFHAYAFMATLIFPLFLGAKIIYPRTMKSVELMQIMKESKVSIFVGVPELFAHIYKGIDENVKNLPVFLKALLNLLTNAGWNLKQKKNIDILKLIYFSVHDRFGGNLRYLVSGGARLDPQIALGLKRFGFDVLEGYGLTETAPVVSLTPALNPIIGSVGKPLDGVEVKIVHPDAEGAGEIIIRGPNLMKGYYQKKDETDKVIRDGWFYSGDLGKIDAQGCLYICGRLKEVIVLSSGKNVFPEEVEKYYGQSVYVKELAVLLTRENGVESLKAIIVPDFEFFRKNGMINILEKIKWDMDNASKKISAYKRIMGFAISKEELPKTRLGKIKRYQLPDIYHQLEKAATAQTSAHRPGSMTMILQSPVGKKVALYLAKELSVDRDIKMEDHLELDLGVDSLKRIELMAGLEKMFHIQLPTEAVFQLATVADVIAKINTTIFSDDSARYLDEDFQFSWREILSRPVAEDEFPQIDLEPDIINRSLSYAVKGLALGLLKTFFRLEIVGKENLPEHGPYLICCNHASYLDAFVVMAGIPNKIVTQSYFIGLKDIFEHPLISWAIRMARLIPIDPSAELIKAMRAATFTLNQGKIVCIFPEGQRSIDGDVKTFKKGIGILTKELNTRVIPVAISGTFEAWPRTEKFPKKHPIKIVFGPSMNFPESSSYIQIADRVREEVVKLRTQAYKNFPAGA; encoded by the coding sequence ATGCCCACACTTAATCAAAAATTCCTCGAACAATGCCGGCAATTCCCCGACAGGGAAGCTTTTTGCCTTAAAATTCTCACCGGCTGGCGCCGTTACAAATATACAGATGTTGCGCAACATGCCCTTAAAGTGGCGTATTGGTTGCGTAACCAAGGGTTGCAAAAACAAGACAGAGTTGCTTTACTCGCGGATAATGGGCCCGAATGGGGTATTATTTATTTCGGGATCCTTTTAGCCGGAGGCGTCAGTGTTCCTCTTGACCCGCAAGCAAACCACGATGATACGGTTATCTTTATTCGCGATGCGCATGCCACTTTTATTTTCTCAGAAAATAAATTAACGCATCTTTTAAAAGAGCGTGTTGACTCGTCTATCCGGTTTGTTTCTTTACGCCGCGAAAGAAATAACCCGGTATCTTCCTTCGAGGAAATCGCTAATCTTGCCATCGCGCCTGACGCGCCCTCATTGCCGGATGTTGCCGAGGACGACACAGCTTCTATTTTGTATACGTCGGGTACGACGTCAAATCCTAAGGGCGTTGAGTTAACGCATAAGAATTTCTTATCGAATTTCAACGGGCTGAATCAATTAAAGATTTGCTCGGGTGACGATTGTTTTATTTCGGTCTTGCCTTTATTCCACGCGTATGCGTTTATGGCGACATTGATCTTTCCGCTTTTTTTAGGCGCTAAAATTATTTATCCGCGCACCATGAAAAGCGTTGAGCTGATGCAGATCATGAAGGAATCCAAGGTGAGTATTTTTGTGGGTGTTCCGGAATTATTCGCCCATATTTACAAGGGGATTGACGAAAATGTAAAAAATCTCCCGGTTTTTCTTAAAGCCCTCCTGAATCTTCTCACTAATGCCGGATGGAATTTAAAACAAAAAAAGAATATCGATATTCTAAAGTTGATCTATTTCTCCGTGCACGACCGTTTTGGCGGTAATCTGCGGTATCTGGTCAGCGGCGGGGCGCGCCTTGATCCCCAAATTGCTTTAGGGTTGAAACGATTTGGTTTTGATGTTTTGGAAGGCTATGGCCTGACCGAAACAGCACCGGTCGTCTCCCTAACTCCTGCTTTGAACCCTATTATCGGTTCTGTCGGAAAACCGTTGGATGGCGTTGAGGTCAAGATCGTTCACCCCGATGCCGAAGGCGCCGGGGAGATCATTATCCGCGGCCCCAATTTAATGAAAGGGTATTATCAAAAAAAGGATGAAACGGATAAGGTCATTCGGGATGGTTGGTTTTATTCCGGAGACTTAGGAAAAATCGATGCCCAGGGATGTCTTTATATTTGCGGCCGCCTTAAAGAAGTGATCGTTCTATCTTCTGGGAAAAATGTTTTTCCGGAAGAGGTCGAAAAATATTATGGGCAGTCTGTGTATGTTAAAGAGTTGGCGGTTTTATTAACGCGGGAAAATGGCGTTGAAAGCCTTAAAGCTATTATTGTTCCGGACTTTGAATTCTTTAGAAAAAACGGCATGATCAATATCTTAGAGAAGATCAAGTGGGATATGGACAATGCTTCTAAAAAAATCTCTGCTTATAAGCGTATTATGGGTTTTGCGATCTCCAAAGAAGAACTTCCTAAAACTCGCTTAGGAAAAATAAAAAGATATCAATTGCCGGATATTTACCATCAGCTAGAAAAGGCGGCGACTGCGCAAACATCAGCTCATCGTCCGGGAAGCATGACCATGATCTTGCAAAGCCCCGTCGGTAAGAAAGTAGCGCTTTATTTGGCGAAAGAATTATCGGTCGATCGCGACATTAAGATGGAAGATCATCTGGAGCTTGATCTTGGCGTGGATTCTTTAAAACGTATTGAACTGATGGCCGGCTTGGAAAAAATGTTCCATATTCAACTTCCCACTGAGGCTGTTTTTCAGCTGGCGACAGTGGCGGATGTCATTGCCAAGATCAATACAACCATATTTTCCGATGATTCAGCGCGCTATCTGGATGAAGATTTTCAATTTTCTTGGCGGGAGATTTTATCCCGTCCGGTCGCGGAAGACGAATTTCCACAAATCGATCTCGAACCTGATATTATCAATCGTTCTTTAAGTTATGCGGTTAAAGGATTGGCCCTTGGTTTGCTTAAAACATTTTTTCGCTTAGAGATCGTCGGCAAGGAAAATCTTCCCGAACACGGGCCGTATCTTATTTGCTGCAATCATGCGAGTTATTTAGATGCCTTTGTGGTGATGGCAGGTATCCCTAATAAAATCGTTACACAGTCTTATTTTATCGGACTAAAGGATATTTTTGAACATCCTTTGATCAGTTGGGCGATCCGGATGGCGCGCCTTATTCCCATTGACCCTTCCGCCGAGCTTATCAAAGCGATGCGGGCGGCGACGTTTACCTTGAATCAGGGAAAGATCGTTTGCATTTTTCCGGAAGGGCAACGTTCGATTGACGGGGACGTCAAAACGTTTAAAAAGGGTATCGGGATTTTGACAAAAGAATTAAATACTCGTGTTATTCCGGTGGCGATCAGTGGAACGTTTGAGGCTTGGCCCCGGACAGAAAAGTTCCCTAAAAAACATCCTATCAAAATTGTTTTTGGACCGTCGATGAATTTCCCGGAATCCTCATCTTATATTCAAATCGCGGATCGTGTCCGTGAGGAAGTTGTTAAATTACGAACGCAAGCTTACAAGAATTTTCCCGCCGGAGCTTAA
- the cutA gene encoding divalent-cation tolerance protein CutA, producing the protein MLIVILITAKDIKEAKKISAALLNKKLVACVNIVKGIQSLFWWDKRIDSAKEVLLVVKTKRSCFKKIVETVKAVHSYSCPEIIALPIVDGSKDYLRWLNESVR; encoded by the coding sequence ATGCTAATCGTTATTTTGATCACAGCCAAAGATATTAAGGAAGCTAAAAAGATTTCTGCCGCGCTTTTAAATAAGAAATTAGTCGCCTGCGTTAATATCGTCAAAGGGATCCAATCGTTATTTTGGTGGGATAAAAGAATTGATTCGGCAAAAGAGGTTCTGCTGGTCGTTAAGACAAAGCGCAGTTGTTTTAAGAAAATTGTGGAAACAGTTAAGGCTGTTCACAGTTATAGTTGTCCGGAAATTATTGCCTTGCCGATCGTAGATGGCAGCAAAGATTATTTAAGGTGGCTGAATGAATCTGTCCGGTAG